The Methylomusa anaerophila genome has a segment encoding these proteins:
- a CDS encoding [FeFe] hydrogenase, group A, with protein sequence MKGFQTQELTRVVEIDRNTCKGCDSCKAFCPSAAIDGKYGAVHKIDSEKCINCGQCLVNCPFGAPKDTVDAVDRVIDKLKNKQVTVVGTIAPAVRVAIGEEFGMEPGSLVTEKLYGALKQAGFKVLDTNFTADQTIMEEGMELIGKIRHYALGEPAAGHLGPLPQFTSCCPAWIRYTELYYPELIPNLSSAKSPMMMAGALAKTYGAKEVWKIKPEDIYMVGIMPCTAKKFEASRPEFASAAHYWTTQGKSGQYPDVDVVLTTRDLARLFKKLNIDVKTVPEFTDQDNPLAQYSGAGTIFGNTGGVMEAALRTAYFVITGKELDILEFKPVRGLAGVKEADVPLKDAKTGKEITLKVAVAHGIKDNVKPLLEQVKAGKSPYHFIEVMNCPGGCVNGGGQPINPMGTSWLDKAKAILPWS encoded by the coding sequence TTGAAAGGATTTCAAACACAGGAGTTAACCCGCGTAGTTGAAATCGACCGCAATACCTGTAAAGGCTGCGATTCCTGTAAGGCGTTCTGCCCATCAGCGGCAATCGACGGCAAATACGGTGCTGTGCATAAAATTGACAGCGAAAAATGTATTAATTGCGGTCAGTGTTTGGTGAACTGTCCTTTTGGTGCGCCGAAGGATACAGTTGACGCTGTTGACAGGGTAATTGACAAACTGAAGAACAAGCAAGTGACTGTTGTCGGTACCATCGCACCGGCCGTACGGGTTGCCATCGGCGAAGAATTCGGGATGGAGCCGGGCAGTCTGGTCACCGAGAAGCTTTATGGCGCATTAAAGCAAGCAGGTTTTAAGGTTCTTGATACCAATTTTACCGCCGATCAGACAATTATGGAAGAAGGCATGGAACTCATCGGCAAGATCCGTCACTACGCCCTGGGCGAGCCGGCGGCAGGTCATCTGGGTCCATTGCCGCAATTTACTTCCTGTTGTCCGGCGTGGATCCGGTATACCGAATTATATTATCCTGAACTTATTCCCAATTTATCATCTGCCAAGTCGCCGATGATGATGGCCGGTGCCCTGGCTAAGACTTACGGCGCAAAAGAAGTTTGGAAAATAAAGCCCGAAGACATTTATATGGTTGGTATCATGCCCTGTACCGCGAAAAAATTTGAAGCATCCCGCCCCGAGTTTGCAAGTGCCGCCCACTACTGGACTACGCAAGGCAAAAGCGGACAGTATCCGGATGTGGATGTAGTGCTTACCACCAGGGATCTTGCCCGTCTCTTTAAAAAGTTGAACATTGACGTTAAGACTGTGCCGGAATTTACCGATCAGGACAATCCTTTGGCCCAATATAGCGGCGCCGGTACTATCTTTGGCAATACCGGCGGTGTAATGGAAGCCGCCCTCCGGACTGCGTATTTCGTCATTACCGGCAAAGAGCTTGACATACTGGAATTTAAACCGGTCCGGGGACTTGCCGGCGTGAAGGAAGCCGACGTCCCGCTGAAAGATGCCAAAACCGGCAAGGAAATTACGCTGAAAGTAGCTGTGGCTCATGGCATTAAGGATAATGTGAAACCGCTTCTTGAGCAGGTTAAAGCCGGCAAATCGCCCTATCATTTCATTGAGGTCATGAACTGCCCAGGGGGCTGTGTCAATGGCGGCGGCCAGCCGATCAACCCGATGGGCACATCCTGGCTGGACAAGGCGAAAGCCATATTGCCCTGGTCATAA
- a CDS encoding iron hydrogenase small subunit, translating into MARYDYIEKAVKVTRREFLGVLGVAGAVLWTGAYVATDLVQDRTKYIKMRTKGLYQDDNKAKIRQSHNNKAVQDVYAKFAEKPLSHLAEELFHTKYVNRTKLG; encoded by the coding sequence ATGGCCCGTTATGATTATATTGAAAAAGCCGTGAAAGTTACCCGGCGGGAGTTTCTCGGTGTTTTGGGAGTAGCCGGCGCTGTTTTGTGGACAGGCGCCTATGTGGCCACCGATTTAGTGCAGGACCGGACCAAATATATTAAAATGAGAACCAAGGGACTCTACCAAGATGACAATAAAGCTAAAATTCGTCAAAGCCACAACAACAAGGCTGTGCAGGATGTGTACGCCAAGTTCGCGGAAAAACCCCTCAGCCACTTGGCCGAAGAGCTGTTTCATACCAAGTACGTTAACCGGACCAAGTTAGGGTAA
- a CDS encoding cytochrome b/b6 domain-containing protein: MSQHDEHGPRVLKHPLISRLFHWGLIFGFLPAAVTGFFIWLKPFNDDIQNLLMQIHIVGAVILSVSVILFSLFALDRIVAFTRRIFTWDERDKGWMMVQGGYPQKMLLGKIIPVPPMGKINSGQKIFGICLLFGGAILIVTGWVLYAFLPVAPKLVMYWFDQAHLVLGIFLGLFMIVHIFLGIYNWGEFLAMFGDGTQPLHEAEHHNPVWVENEIEPVNKGGIVSTPGHHHAG; encoded by the coding sequence ATGAGTCAACATGATGAGCACGGCCCGCGGGTGTTAAAGCACCCTTTGATTTCCCGACTGTTTCATTGGGGACTGATTTTTGGATTTTTACCGGCGGCTGTAACCGGTTTCTTTATCTGGCTTAAGCCTTTCAACGACGATATACAGAATCTGCTCATGCAAATCCATATTGTGGGTGCCGTCATTCTATCCGTTTCCGTCATTTTATTTTCCCTATTTGCATTGGACCGGATCGTGGCTTTTACTCGCAGGATCTTCACCTGGGATGAACGGGATAAAGGCTGGATGATGGTCCAGGGCGGCTATCCCCAGAAAATGCTCCTGGGCAAGATAATTCCTGTGCCGCCAATGGGTAAGATAAATTCCGGTCAAAAGATTTTCGGTATCTGTTTGCTGTTTGGCGGTGCCATCCTGATTGTTACCGGCTGGGTGCTTTACGCCTTCCTTCCGGTCGCTCCCAAACTCGTAATGTACTGGTTTGACCAGGCCCATCTGGTATTGGGAATTTTCCTCGGTTTGTTCATGATTGTTCACATATTCCTTGGAATCTACAACTGGGGTGAATTCCTGGCCATGTTCGGCGATGGCACTCAACCTCTCCATGAAGCTGAGCACCACAACCCGGTATGGGTAGAAAACGAGATTGAACCAGTGAATAAGGGCGGTATTGTCAGTACCCCCGGGCACCATCACGCAGGTTAA
- the secA gene encoding preprotein translocase subunit SecA, with product MLKFIKNLFGDDNEKEIKRMQKIVAQINGIEPELTNMSDASLTAKTGEFRRRLEKDQPLDDILPEAFAVVREASRRVLAMRHFDVQLLGGITLHEGKISEMRTGEGKTLVATLPVYLNALTGRGVHVVTVNDYLARRDSEWMGKLYRFLGLSVGLIIHGLDYDERRMAYNADVTYGTNNEFGFDYLRDNMVIHAEQMVQRPLHYAIVDEVDSILVDEARTPLIISGPGEKSTDKYYVLAKVVPKLKEGEDYTIDEKAHAVLPTEAGIAKVEKLLNVTNLYESDNMELSHHFNQALRAHALMKRDKDYVVKDGEVIIVDEFTGRLMFGRRYSDGLHQAIEAKEGVKIERESQTLAAITFQNYFRMYGKLAGMTGTAKTEEPEFRKIYGLDVIVVPTNKNSVREDLPDVIYKTKRAKYKAVVEEIVQRYAKGQPMLVGTTSIAQSEDLSSMLKKRGVTHNVLNAKYHEMEAQIVAQAGQMGAVTIATNMAGRGTDIVLGDGVPALGGLHIIGTERHESRRIDNQLRGRSGRQGDPGSSRFYLSLEDDLMRLFGSDNIASIMDKLGMEEDEPIEHSLITRSIEQAQKKVEAKNFDIRKYVLEYDNVMNQQREVIYSQRRKILVGDNLKDNIFLMMEKIIDHGMDVYANEKIYPEEWDYNGLIEYCEGFFAPEGQLKVDDLDKLSRVELKEELVRVATTAYDGREALFGADNMRELEKVVMLKVVDTKWIDHLDAMEMLRQGIGLRAYGQKDPLIEYKIEAFDMFQQMIDHVQEDIVRYMFHVNIISQTQLQDHLQEAQTSHGEEEAPKQPIVNKKEVGRNEWCPCGSGKKYKHCCGRNQ from the coding sequence TTGTTAAAGTTCATAAAGAATCTATTTGGTGACGATAACGAAAAAGAAATTAAACGCATGCAGAAAATCGTCGCGCAAATTAACGGCATTGAACCTGAACTAACGAATATGAGCGACGCATCCCTGACAGCTAAAACAGGCGAATTCAGGCGTCGATTGGAAAAAGACCAGCCTCTGGATGATATTCTGCCTGAGGCATTCGCTGTAGTCAGGGAGGCATCCCGCCGGGTACTGGCCATGCGACATTTTGACGTCCAGTTACTTGGCGGCATTACCCTGCATGAGGGTAAAATCTCCGAAATGCGTACCGGTGAAGGGAAAACTTTGGTAGCTACCTTGCCGGTTTATTTAAATGCCCTCACCGGCCGGGGAGTTCACGTAGTCACCGTTAATGACTACCTGGCCCGCCGGGATAGCGAGTGGATGGGGAAATTGTACCGCTTTTTGGGGCTGTCGGTTGGCCTTATTATTCATGGCCTTGACTATGATGAACGGCGTATGGCGTACAATGCCGACGTTACTTACGGCACCAACAATGAATTCGGCTTTGATTATCTGCGGGATAACATGGTAATTCATGCGGAACAAATGGTGCAGCGGCCGCTTCATTACGCCATCGTCGACGAAGTGGACAGCATTTTGGTCGACGAAGCCCGAACCCCGCTTATTATCTCGGGACCAGGCGAGAAATCAACCGACAAATACTATGTTTTGGCTAAAGTTGTACCCAAACTTAAAGAGGGCGAAGACTACACCATTGACGAAAAGGCCCATGCCGTCCTTCCCACCGAAGCCGGCATTGCCAAGGTGGAAAAGCTGCTCAACGTAACCAACTTGTACGAAAGCGACAATATGGAACTTTCCCACCATTTCAATCAGGCGCTGCGAGCCCATGCCCTGATGAAACGGGATAAGGATTACGTAGTTAAAGACGGGGAAGTTATTATCGTTGACGAATTTACCGGCCGGCTGATGTTTGGCCGGCGCTATTCTGACGGGCTCCATCAGGCTATCGAAGCCAAGGAAGGAGTCAAGATTGAACGGGAAAGCCAAACCCTGGCCGCAATTACCTTCCAAAATTATTTCCGGATGTATGGCAAGCTGGCCGGCATGACAGGCACAGCCAAAACCGAGGAACCGGAATTCCGCAAAATTTACGGCCTGGATGTTATCGTCGTTCCCACCAACAAAAACTCCGTTCGCGAGGACCTGCCCGACGTTATTTATAAGACCAAGCGGGCCAAATATAAGGCTGTTGTGGAGGAAATTGTCCAGCGGTACGCCAAAGGGCAACCTATGCTGGTGGGTACAACTTCCATCGCCCAGTCGGAAGACTTGTCTTCCATGTTGAAAAAACGCGGCGTTACCCACAACGTACTAAACGCCAAATACCATGAAATGGAGGCCCAGATTGTGGCTCAAGCCGGCCAAATGGGCGCCGTTACCATCGCCACCAATATGGCCGGCCGTGGTACCGACATTGTACTGGGAGACGGTGTTCCGGCTTTGGGCGGACTTCACATTATCGGTACGGAACGGCATGAAAGCCGGCGTATTGATAACCAGCTCCGCGGCCGGTCCGGACGTCAGGGTGACCCGGGATCTTCCCGTTTTTACCTGTCGCTGGAAGATGATCTCATGCGGTTGTTTGGCTCCGACAATATTGCCAGCATCATGGATAAACTGGGTATGGAAGAAGACGAGCCGATAGAGCACTCCCTTATTACCCGCTCCATTGAGCAGGCGCAGAAGAAAGTCGAAGCCAAAAACTTTGACATTAGAAAGTATGTTCTTGAATATGATAATGTTATGAACCAGCAGCGGGAGGTTATCTATAGCCAGCGCCGCAAAATTTTGGTTGGCGACAATCTGAAGGATAATATCTTCCTCATGATGGAAAAGATTATCGACCATGGTATGGATGTTTACGCCAACGAGAAAATCTATCCGGAAGAATGGGATTATAACGGACTGATCGAGTACTGCGAAGGTTTCTTTGCCCCCGAGGGACAATTGAAAGTTGATGACCTCGACAAACTAAGCCGGGTGGAGCTTAAAGAAGAACTGGTGCGGGTGGCAACTACCGCTTATGATGGCAGGGAGGCGCTGTTCGGAGCAGACAACATGCGGGAACTGGAAAAAGTAGTCATGCTAAAAGTGGTTGACACCAAGTGGATCGACCATCTTGACGCCATGGAAATGCTTCGCCAGGGTATCGGACTGCGGGCTTACGGCCAGAAAGACCCGCTTATCGAGTACAAAATCGAAGCTTTCGATATGTTCCAGCAGATGATTGACCATGTTCAGGAAGATATTGTCCGCTACATGTTCCATGTCAATATTATTTCGCAAACCCAGTTGCAGGACCACCTGCAGGAAGCCCAAACCAGCCACGGCGAGGAAGAGGCTCCCAAGCAACCCATCGTGAACAAGAAAGAAGTCGGCCGTAATGAGTGGTGCCCCTGCGGCAGCGGTAAGAAATACAAACACTGCTGCGGCCGCAATCAATAA
- the prfB gene encoding peptide chain release factor 2 (programmed frameshift), whose amino-acid sequence MLLEELKGPIDVLAQRLNEMRVSLDVAGKGEQIEELEDRIGSHGFWDDPDTAHKIMQELTRLKDSISEYQGMANRQSDLAVLWELGMEEGDDSLYQEIDATLKELAKDMERLELNLLLAGEYDGNDAILTLHAGAGGTEAQDWAQMLLRMYVRWAEDKGYKIETIDFLAGDEAGVKSVTIQVAGRNAYGYLKAEKGVHRLVRISPFDASGRRHTSFAAVDIMPEIDDSVEVNINPVDLRVDTYRASGAGGQHINKTDSAVRMTHMPTGIVVQCQSERSQIQNRDKCMRLLRAKLFELERRRQEEKKAEIGGEYQAIEWGSQIRSYVFHPYNLVKDHRTGAETGNVQAVMDGEIDLFIEAYLKNNISSKS is encoded by the exons TTGCTGTTGGAGGAATTGAAAGGGCCCATTGACGTGTTGGCCCAAAGATTAAATGAAATGAGGGTTTCTCTT GACGTTGCCGGTAAGGGAGAACAGATAGAAGAACTGGAGGACCGCATTGGTTCTCACGGGTTTTGGGACGACCCGGATACAGCCCATAAAATTATGCAGGAATTGACCAGGCTCAAGGACAGTATTAGCGAATATCAGGGAATGGCCAACCGTCAGAGCGACCTGGCTGTTCTCTGGGAACTGGGCATGGAAGAAGGAGACGATTCCCTGTACCAGGAAATTGACGCCACATTAAAAGAACTGGCGAAGGATATGGAACGCCTGGAACTAAACCTTCTTCTCGCCGGCGAATACGACGGCAATGACGCCATTTTGACTCTTCACGCCGGGGCGGGCGGAACTGAGGCTCAGGACTGGGCCCAAATGTTGCTGCGGATGTATGTACGCTGGGCGGAAGACAAAGGCTACAAGATAGAAACCATCGACTTTTTGGCCGGCGATGAAGCCGGCGTGAAAAGCGTGACGATACAGGTAGCCGGCCGTAATGCCTACGGCTACCTGAAGGCGGAAAAAGGCGTACACCGTCTTGTCCGCATTTCCCCCTTCGATGCCAGCGGCCGGCGGCATACTTCCTTTGCCGCCGTTGACATCATGCCGGAAATCGATGACTCGGTGGAAGTCAACATCAACCCCGTTGACCTGAGGGTGGATACTTACCGGGCCAGCGGCGCCGGCGGCCAGCACATTAACAAGACCGACTCGGCGGTGCGTATGACCCATATGCCCACAGGCATCGTGGTTCAATGCCAAAGTGAGCGTTCCCAGATTCAGAACCGGGATAAATGTATGCGCCTCTTACGCGCCAAACTGTTTGAACTGGAACGCCGGCGGCAGGAAGAAAAAAAGGCGGAAATCGGCGGCGAGTATCAGGCGATTGAATGGGGAAGCCAGATTCGCTCTTACGTGTTTCATCCCTATAATTTAGTTAAGGATCACCGTACCGGGGCTGAAACCGGCAACGTCCAGGCCGTGATGGACGGCGAAATCGATTTGTTTATTGAAGCCTATCTTAAAAATAACATAAGCAGTAAAAGCTAG
- a CDS encoding LmeA family phospholipid-binding protein: MSKRWIIAILLVLFLAVIAEVMLSKIVSDAVAQGMTGLTGSRQVAAHVEKSPAFLMLGGRFDRVDIDAQDVKLDKIALADMHVLMTDVQLDMEALITRRALVIQGVRDIDLTTVVTQDELAKYLNSSVKGVKNANVAVSPGKVEVNSQLTLGGIARVDVKLEGRITGEQDKIKFVAERFWLNNSPVGNIGGALLTEVPLVDLSKLPFKVTVRDIVTEEGKVVIHTDNRSR; this comes from the coding sequence ATGAGCAAACGCTGGATAATTGCCATTTTGCTGGTTCTTTTCCTGGCAGTGATAGCGGAAGTGATGCTGTCTAAAATTGTGTCTGATGCTGTTGCCCAGGGAATGACCGGTTTAACCGGCAGCCGCCAGGTGGCTGCCCATGTAGAAAAAAGTCCGGCTTTTTTGATGCTGGGCGGCCGGTTTGACCGGGTCGACATTGATGCTCAGGATGTAAAACTTGACAAGATCGCTTTGGCCGATATGCATGTCCTAATGACTGACGTTCAATTGGATATGGAGGCGTTAATCACCCGGCGGGCGCTTGTCATACAAGGGGTAAGGGATATCGACCTTACCACTGTGGTCACTCAGGACGAACTGGCGAAATATCTCAATAGCTCCGTCAAAGGAGTGAAAAATGCCAACGTGGCAGTTTCCCCCGGAAAAGTAGAGGTAAACAGCCAATTGACCCTTGGCGGGATCGCCCGGGTGGACGTGAAACTGGAAGGCAGGATTACAGGCGAGCAAGATAAAATTAAGTTTGTTGCCGAGCGCTTTTGGCTTAACAACTCTCCGGTGGGAAATATTGGCGGCGCATTGCTGACGGAAGTACCGTTAGTTGATTTGAGTAAATTGCCCTTTAAAGTAACGGTCCGCGATATTGTTACCGAGGAAGGTAAAGTGGTAATTCATACTGATAACCGGTCTCGCTAA
- a CDS encoding DUF5693 family protein → MTSLTYNRILIGIIIIGLLAALTINWQRHLVEEKNTTIEMVMDYEDLVELAQIEGIPPAKAFKDFKEAGVTSLAVYESTLEKLDKRGKAAVFSGANILDQSRTGGLTDPFWRDMVAAGRIAPEDVYITAQDKEVFAEVREDLNRRLGPGRVVILNEGERLILAAKANYEKVIKWNLGLPKSELREVVNQGYYLVPRPTNYTKVTPGDVNSVFERLQAVDSSKVSAVMFTGDEVLGYPDLLPLTVQNFKDRGLTLAMIEHPLQLRFVKQEGLLDLATAIHYKAARVYTIPKDEQLKMKISEAILRWETTTNLERNIRINLLHRFEKAEPGMSLYETNLAYISGVKKALAAQGFAFGRAGTFEPYFPQPWLLALVMLGATAAGVLLLSLIVPLPLRWQGLLLIGLAAVLIFPVLKGGGTLTRQMTALASALIFPVLGMTWQIDRWRKQEIAGELTGRKGIGSLITNGMGALIATTAISLAGGMYLAAVLSDIRFFLEMEIYRGVKLTFVMPLVLITVVYFSRYNLFDFDETAGIKGIWRQIVKILNHPIDVKTLLFIGAAVFAAWVYVGRSGHTAGVPVPAVEQKLRMFLEQMLYARPREKELIGHTAFLLAVMSIYQRWPRFTQYLLIVTATIAQGSLIETFAHLRTPVYMSFIRGLDGLVLGVLIGLMALVGLYAVFSLVRAWRRRPATHE, encoded by the coding sequence GTGACAAGTCTTACATATAACCGGATTTTAATAGGAATTATTATAATCGGCCTGTTGGCGGCGCTCACAATAAACTGGCAGCGCCACCTGGTTGAAGAGAAAAATACTACTATTGAGATGGTAATGGATTATGAAGATCTGGTTGAATTGGCACAGATTGAAGGTATTCCGCCGGCTAAAGCTTTTAAAGACTTTAAAGAGGCGGGTGTTACTTCCCTTGCTGTCTATGAGTCTACGCTGGAGAAACTTGACAAAAGAGGCAAAGCAGCTGTATTTTCCGGCGCGAACATTTTGGATCAAAGCCGTACCGGCGGTCTGACCGATCCGTTTTGGCGGGATATGGTTGCGGCGGGAAGAATTGCGCCCGAAGATGTTTATATAACTGCTCAGGATAAAGAAGTGTTTGCTGAAGTCCGGGAAGATCTGAACCGGCGCTTGGGTCCCGGCAGGGTAGTTATACTGAATGAAGGAGAACGATTGATTCTTGCCGCCAAGGCCAATTACGAAAAAGTTATAAAATGGAATTTGGGTTTGCCTAAATCTGAACTTAGAGAAGTGGTCAATCAAGGGTATTATCTGGTGCCTCGTCCCACGAATTACACCAAAGTCACCCCCGGCGATGTCAATTCGGTGTTTGAACGCCTGCAAGCCGTTGACAGCAGCAAAGTGTCGGCAGTGATGTTTACCGGTGATGAAGTGCTGGGCTATCCTGACCTTTTACCCCTTACAGTTCAAAATTTTAAGGACCGCGGGTTGACTCTGGCGATGATTGAGCATCCTCTCCAACTGAGATTTGTAAAGCAGGAGGGGCTGTTGGACCTGGCAACGGCGATTCATTACAAGGCTGCCAGGGTGTACACCATTCCGAAGGATGAACAGCTGAAAATGAAAATATCGGAGGCAATCCTCCGGTGGGAAACGACCACGAATCTGGAACGCAACATTCGTATCAACCTGCTGCACCGGTTCGAAAAAGCCGAACCGGGGATGAGTTTATATGAAACCAACCTCGCCTATATCTCAGGCGTGAAAAAAGCTCTTGCCGCCCAGGGCTTTGCCTTTGGGCGGGCGGGAACATTCGAGCCTTATTTTCCCCAGCCCTGGCTATTGGCGTTAGTAATGTTGGGGGCGACTGCCGCCGGCGTATTACTTTTATCTTTGATAGTTCCCCTGCCGCTCCGCTGGCAGGGCCTGCTTCTTATTGGCCTGGCTGCGGTATTGATATTCCCGGTGCTGAAGGGCGGCGGTACACTTACCCGCCAAATGACTGCCTTGGCCAGTGCGCTGATTTTCCCGGTGTTAGGCATGACTTGGCAAATTGACCGCTGGCGCAAACAGGAAATAGCCGGTGAACTGACGGGGCGGAAGGGTATAGGATCACTTATAACCAACGGGATGGGCGCTCTAATAGCCACGACGGCGATTTCGCTGGCTGGCGGCATGTACTTGGCTGCGGTTTTAAGCGACATTCGTTTCTTTTTGGAAATGGAGATTTACAGGGGTGTAAAACTAACCTTTGTTATGCCGCTGGTCTTAATTACAGTCGTATACTTTTCCCGTTACAATCTGTTTGATTTTGATGAAACGGCCGGAATTAAAGGTATATGGCGACAAATTGTAAAAATATTAAACCATCCTATTGACGTGAAGACCTTGCTGTTTATTGGCGCGGCCGTTTTTGCCGCTTGGGTATATGTGGGACGTTCCGGTCATACCGCCGGGGTTCCTGTTCCCGCTGTCGAGCAGAAGCTGCGCATGTTTTTGGAACAAATGCTGTACGCCCGGCCCCGGGAAAAGGAGTTAATCGGTCATACCGCTTTTTTGCTGGCGGTTATGTCCATATATCAGCGTTGGCCAAGGTTTACCCAATATTTGCTCATCGTAACGGCTACGATTGCCCAGGGATCACTGATCGAAACATTCGCTCATTTAAGAACTCCGGTATACATGTCTTTCATCAGAGGTCTGGACGGTTTGGTTCTGGGAGTGCTTATCGGTTTGATGGCGCTTGTTGGCTTATATGCGGTATTCTCTTTGGTACGGGCATGGAGAAGGAGACCTGCTACCCATGAGTGA
- the csaB gene encoding polysaccharide pyruvyl transferase CsaB, protein MSEIVVSGYYGFGNAGDEAMLAAMIEALTELKPDIKITVLSGNPEDTRRRHGVDAVYRLNYPEIIQIMRRSDLLISGGGSLLQDVTSDRSLYYYLSIMMLAKKLGKQVMLYAQGIGPVQGAIAQGAMKYIGNMVDLITVRDEGSYEELKRLKVKAPPIYVTADPVLAMHPVDKQIGRSILRKYGQEGVAPLIGISAREWKDWGHYKQVLAQAADIMVKEFGAKVVFLPMQWPDDRSVSQKIAARMRQQSAVLDEEYTTSELLSLVGNFDLLVGVRLHALIFAAVMHVPTAGISYDPKIDRFLETLGERHVGTLKTITVDTLMTRIQELWDEKKHPKRSREREERISHLRNKAFHNAELALTLIGDKQR, encoded by the coding sequence ATGAGTGAAATTGTCGTTTCCGGTTATTACGGTTTTGGCAATGCCGGCGATGAAGCCATGCTGGCAGCCATGATTGAAGCCTTGACCGAACTTAAACCAGACATCAAAATCACTGTTCTTTCCGGCAATCCGGAGGACACACGGCGCCGCCACGGTGTGGACGCCGTGTATCGCCTTAATTACCCGGAAATAATTCAAATCATGAGGCGGAGCGACCTCCTGATCAGCGGCGGGGGAAGTCTCCTGCAGGACGTAACCAGTGACCGCAGTTTATACTACTACCTTAGTATTATGATGTTAGCCAAAAAACTTGGCAAGCAAGTGATGTTGTACGCTCAGGGAATCGGACCGGTACAAGGCGCCATCGCCCAAGGCGCCATGAAATATATCGGCAATATGGTAGACCTTATCACTGTCCGGGATGAAGGTTCTTATGAAGAACTTAAACGGCTGAAAGTAAAGGCTCCTCCTATTTATGTTACCGCCGATCCGGTACTGGCCATGCACCCTGTCGATAAGCAGATTGGACGTTCCATTCTGCGGAAATATGGTCAGGAGGGTGTGGCTCCCTTGATTGGCATATCTGCCAGGGAATGGAAGGACTGGGGCCACTATAAACAAGTATTGGCGCAGGCTGCCGACATTATGGTGAAGGAATTTGGTGCCAAGGTGGTATTTTTGCCTATGCAGTGGCCGGATGACCGCAGCGTATCCCAAAAGATCGCCGCCAGAATGCGGCAGCAATCGGCTGTGCTGGATGAGGAATATACTACCAGCGAACTGCTGTCGCTGGTAGGGAACTTTGATTTGCTTGTTGGCGTCAGACTCCATGCCCTCATTTTTGCCGCAGTTATGCATGTGCCGACGGCCGGCATATCCTATGACCCTAAGATTGACCGCTTTTTGGAAACTCTCGGCGAACGCCACGTCGGCACCTTGAAAACCATAACCGTAGACACTCTAATGACCCGCATACAGGAATTATGGGATGAGAAAAAGCATCCCAAACGTTCACGGGAGCGGGAGGAACGCATCAGCCATCTCCGCAACAAGGCCTTCCATAACGCCGAATTGGCGCTGACC